A stretch of bacterium DNA encodes these proteins:
- a CDS encoding DUF420 domain-containing protein yields the protein MDFSLIPPINAALNATSMALLVYGRQLVKRGEVERHRRVMLSAFGVSTLFLLLYVGHKVSKDFENTTFNVEGWGKTAYLVLLGSHVTLAMSVPVFALLLIRLGLRDDRERHRRIARIAWPIWLYVSVTGVLIYLLLYPFNPPSPGG from the coding sequence ATGGACTTTTCGCTGATTCCGCCGATCAACGCGGCCCTCAACGCGACCTCGATGGCGCTCCTCGTCTATGGGCGGCAGCTGGTGAAGCGGGGCGAGGTGGAGCGCCATCGCCGGGTGATGCTCTCCGCCTTCGGCGTCTCGACGCTCTTCCTTCTCTTATACGTGGGACACAAGGTCTCAAAGGATTTCGAGAACACGACCTTCAACGTCGAAGGCTGGGGCAAGACCGCGTACCTGGTGTTGCTCGGATCCCACGTGACCCTGGCCATGTCCGTGCCGGTGTTCGCCCTCTTGTTGATCCGCCTGGGACTGCGCGACGACCGCGAGCGACATCGCCGGATCGCGCGGATCGCATGGCCGATCTGGCTGTATGTGTCCGTTACCGGAGTGCTGATCTATCTGCTGCTCTATCCGTTCAATCCCCCGAGTCCGGGGGGCTGA
- a CDS encoding c-type cytochrome gives MIAIASAGVAIAEDGDLARGEELYALCTQCHMADGGGSREALAPAIAGMPEWYVEMQLKNFANGIRGLHAQDTGGLRMYPMSQWLRSEADQKAVAAYVASMPPAPLEKQLEEEGNAALGAGYYAVCSGCHGAAAEGNQGMGAPPLTGQSDWYLLSSIQKYRDKVRGSGAGDPYGVAMQAMVGTLADDTAIIDVIAHIESLGN, from the coding sequence ATGATCGCGATTGCCTCTGCCGGCGTCGCGATCGCGGAAGACGGTGACCTCGCCCGCGGCGAGGAACTCTACGCGCTCTGCACCCAGTGCCACATGGCCGACGGCGGCGGCAGCCGCGAGGCGCTCGCCCCCGCGATCGCCGGCATGCCCGAGTGGTACGTCGAGATGCAGCTGAAGAACTTCGCCAACGGAATCCGTGGGCTCCACGCCCAGGACACCGGCGGTCTCCGCATGTACCCCATGTCCCAGTGGCTCCGGTCGGAAGCGGACCAGAAGGCGGTCGCCGCGTACGTCGCGAGCATGCCGCCGGCCCCGCTCGAAAAGCAGCTCGAGGAAGAGGGCAACGCCGCGCTCGGCGCGGGCTACTACGCGGTCTGCAGCGGTTGCCACGGCGCCGCGGCGGAGGGCAATCAGGGGATGGGCGCGCCGCCGCTGACCGGCCAGTCCGACTGGTACCTCCTCTCTTCGATCCAGAAGTACCGCGACAAGGTTCGCGGTTCGGGCGCCGGAGATCCCTACGGTGTCGCGATGCAGGCGATGGTCGGGACCCTGGCCGACGACACCGCGATCATCGACGTGATCGCCCACATCGAATCCCTCGGCAAC